In one window of Maribacter sp. BPC-D8 DNA:
- a CDS encoding inorganic phosphate transporter has protein sequence MDNIYFLMLIALAILAVADLVVGVSNDAVNFLNSAIGSKAISFKTIMIIASFGIAAGALFSSGMMEVARKGIFNPGEFYFDEIMFIFMAVMITDILLLDFFNTLGMPTSTTVSIVFELLGAAVAMSLIKIGADNGSFTDVVHYINNDKAIQIIFGILLSVVVAFSIGALVQWVSRLLLSYNFEKKPTWVGALFGGFALSSITYFILMKGIGGTTFAGESFDIIGGITIKELLETKVLILVLINFVIWSGVSYLLMTFANTNIFKLIIGVGTFALALAFAGNDLVNFIGVPIAAWQSYEAWMASGVAASEFSMGILAKKVPTPTLLLFIAGMIMVLTLWFSSKAKRVVKTSLDLSSQEDTKERFQPNFLSRGLVRFAISASELITAITPKSLQDKIDNQFSKPVIALSQNKVHELPAFDMVRAAVNLMVAGILISIATSYKLPLSTTYVTFMVAMGTSLADRAWGAESAVYRVAGVLNVIGGWFGTAIIAFIASGVILSLISFGKGAAIAILLLLAILLLTRNYISHNKKAKELREEDSLNRAESSSIQGVIIESAQNISNVLKRTNKIYTNSINGLAKQDVNLLKKNKKQGEKLSNEIDDLRDHIFYFIKNLDENSVGASNFYINALGYLTDIAQSLEYIGKVSHKHVNNNHKKLKYNQIKELKQIDLKLEEILNQTQTAFANQSFEQIGLVLDQKEDLFAMVSDKIQTQIARTRTEESSPKNTTLYFSLLLETKDLITSTMNLLQQYHNEHDGSITPATIDQPKKL, from the coding sequence ATGGACAATATTTATTTTTTAATGCTTATCGCACTTGCCATTTTGGCTGTAGCGGATCTTGTAGTGGGTGTGAGTAATGATGCTGTGAATTTTTTAAATTCGGCAATTGGTTCAAAAGCCATTTCATTTAAAACTATAATGATAATTGCCAGTTTTGGTATTGCGGCAGGAGCACTTTTCTCTAGCGGCATGATGGAGGTTGCTAGAAAAGGAATCTTTAACCCAGGTGAATTTTATTTCGATGAAATCATGTTCATTTTTATGGCGGTAATGATTACAGACATTTTGTTGTTAGATTTCTTTAACACCCTTGGTATGCCAACATCGACAACTGTTTCGATAGTTTTTGAGCTTTTAGGTGCAGCTGTAGCCATGTCATTAATTAAAATTGGCGCAGATAATGGAAGTTTTACCGATGTAGTCCACTATATTAATAATGACAAAGCCATTCAAATTATATTCGGAATATTACTCTCTGTTGTTGTTGCCTTTTCGATAGGTGCATTGGTACAATGGGTTTCAAGATTACTTTTATCTTATAACTTTGAGAAAAAACCAACCTGGGTGGGTGCTCTTTTTGGCGGGTTTGCTTTATCATCTATAACCTATTTCATATTAATGAAGGGTATAGGCGGAACCACTTTTGCTGGCGAAAGCTTCGATATTATTGGTGGTATTACAATAAAAGAATTATTAGAGACTAAAGTGTTAATCTTAGTACTCATTAACTTTGTAATTTGGTCAGGGGTATCTTATCTATTAATGACATTTGCCAATACAAATATTTTTAAATTAATTATTGGAGTTGGCACATTTGCTTTGGCTTTAGCTTTCGCAGGTAACGATTTGGTTAATTTTATTGGAGTCCCAATCGCTGCATGGCAATCATACGAAGCATGGATGGCATCTGGTGTTGCTGCATCAGAATTTAGCATGGGTATCTTAGCAAAAAAAGTACCTACACCTACATTGTTATTATTTATAGCAGGTATGATAATGGTGCTTACCCTTTGGTTTTCAAGCAAAGCTAAAAGAGTAGTAAAAACGTCTTTAGACCTGTCAAGTCAAGAAGACACAAAAGAAAGGTTTCAACCAAATTTTCTATCGAGAGGCTTAGTACGATTTGCAATATCAGCTTCTGAGTTAATTACCGCCATTACACCAAAATCTCTTCAAGATAAAATTGATAATCAATTTAGTAAACCTGTAATTGCTTTGTCTCAAAACAAAGTTCATGAATTGCCTGCTTTTGACATGGTTCGTGCTGCAGTAAACCTTATGGTTGCAGGTATTCTAATATCAATAGCAACGTCATATAAATTACCATTATCAACTACGTATGTAACATTTATGGTTGCCATGGGTACATCTTTAGCAGATAGAGCTTGGGGTGCTGAAAGTGCTGTGTATAGAGTAGCAGGGGTACTGAACGTTATCGGCGGATGGTTTGGTACAGCAATAATTGCCTTCATAGCATCTGGAGTTATATTGTCTTTAATTAGTTTTGGTAAAGGTGCGGCCATAGCAATACTTTTACTACTTGCGATATTACTACTTACAAGAAACTATATTTCACATAATAAAAAGGCGAAAGAATTACGTGAAGAAGATTCTTTAAACAGAGCTGAAAGTAGCTCTATACAAGGTGTAATTATTGAAAGTGCTCAAAACATTTCTAATGTTCTTAAAAGAACAAATAAAATTTACACAAACTCTATTAACGGTCTTGCGAAACAAGATGTTAATTTATTAAAAAAGAATAAAAAACAAGGCGAGAAACTTTCAAATGAGATTGATGATTTACGTGACCATATCTTTTACTTTATTAAAAATTTAGATGAAAATAGTGTTGGCGCCAGTAATTTTTATATTAACGCTCTAGGGTACTTAACTGATATTGCTCAATCATTAGAGTACATTGGTAAGGTTAGCCATAAGCATGTCAATAACAATCACAAAAAGTTAAAATACAACCAAATAAAAGAGTTGAAACAAATTGATTTAAAGTTAGAGGAGATTTTAAATCAGACACAAACAGCTTTTGCCAATCAATCTTTCGAACAAATAGGTTTAGTTTTAGATCAGAAAGAAGATTTATTCGCAATGGTTTCTGATAAAATTCAGACACAGATAGCAAGAACAAGAACAGAAGAGTCTAGTCCTAAAAACACAACACTTTACTTTTCATTGCTTTTAGAAACAAAAGATTTAATAACTTCTACAATGAACTTATTGCAGCAATACCATAATGAACATGATGGTTCAATAACACCAGCTACAATAGATCAGCCTAAAAAACTGTAA
- a CDS encoding porin yields MKINFPLVCLFFLVSFGALSQETNAPSFGKGLFNLVGKDSTWSMNVGARMQILATSNWDAVDGSLTNPEQSFLIRRARLKFDGFAYSPKLKYKIELGLSNRDISGASEFTSNAPRYILDAVVKWNFYENFVLWFGQTKLPGNIERVISSGNLMQVDRSLLNSSFTIDRDMGFQLRHHIYLSDKFLVREIFALSQGEGRNITTGNLGGHQYTTRLELLPFGKFLSKGEYKGSDQKREQTPKLMIAATFDSNQNAVKTRSNQGSYMVTDTGFFETDINTLFIDTMFKYKGFSFMGEYAHRTADNPIAINSDGSLTGDAVQVGDGINLQTGYLFKSNWEVSGRFTNIKLDEEITSRNPQSQYTMGLSKYIVGHKLKVQTDLSYLSEDAGQDGLMYRLQVDIHF; encoded by the coding sequence ATGAAAATCAACTTCCCCCTGGTATGCCTATTTTTTTTAGTTTCCTTTGGCGCTTTAAGCCAAGAAACAAATGCTCCCTCTTTTGGTAAAGGCTTATTCAACTTAGTTGGAAAAGACAGCACCTGGTCTATGAATGTAGGTGCCAGAATGCAAATACTGGCAACAAGTAATTGGGATGCAGTTGATGGTAGTTTAACCAACCCCGAACAAAGTTTTCTAATAAGAAGGGCGAGACTTAAATTTGATGGATTTGCCTATTCTCCGAAATTAAAATATAAAATAGAACTGGGACTTTCGAACCGAGATATTTCAGGTGCTTCAGAATTTACAAGCAACGCACCACGCTATATATTAGATGCTGTAGTAAAGTGGAATTTTTATGAAAATTTTGTTTTATGGTTCGGTCAAACCAAACTGCCAGGAAATATAGAACGTGTAATTTCATCTGGTAACTTAATGCAGGTTGACCGTTCGCTTCTAAATAGTAGTTTTACTATTGATCGAGATATGGGTTTTCAGTTAAGACACCATATTTATTTATCCGATAAATTTTTGGTTAGGGAAATTTTCGCTCTCTCTCAAGGGGAAGGAAGAAACATAACCACAGGTAATTTAGGTGGTCACCAATATACGACTCGTTTAGAATTATTACCTTTTGGAAAGTTTTTAAGCAAAGGCGAGTATAAAGGGAGTGATCAGAAGAGAGAACAGACGCCTAAATTAATGATTGCAGCAACTTTTGACAGCAATCAAAATGCCGTAAAAACAAGAAGTAATCAAGGGTCTTATATGGTAACTGACACTGGTTTTTTCGAAACTGACATTAATACATTGTTTATAGATACCATGTTCAAATACAAAGGTTTTTCATTTATGGGAGAATATGCTCATAGAACTGCCGATAATCCTATTGCCATTAATTCTGATGGTTCACTTACGGGTGATGCGGTACAAGTAGGAGATGGTATAAATCTACAAACAGGATATTTATTTAAAAGTAACTGGGAGGTTTCTGGTCGTTTCACAAATATTAAACTTGATGAAGAAATAACAAGTAGAAATCCGCAATCACAATACACTATGGGGCTTTCAAAATACATTGTAGGTCATAAATTAAAAGTACAAACGGACTTAAGCTACCTTTCTGAAGATGCTGGTCAAGATGGATTAATGTATAGATTACAAGTAGATATTCATTTTTAA
- a CDS encoding DUF3078 domain-containing protein — MASKSLKFLLPLLLLVMSLTFGQDTIPAPIILDSVTVDSVAVDTIVIRRTVDKIYSPRKDVNLQIPKIDFKKTKTLQKGFQRFRVPSFWENENSFGINISEVAFVNWNAGGDNAISGLGFLKFARKYKFSSFQWDNNLELRYGLNAQEGQKLRKTEDVIRLSSNLGFKKDNDSRWFYSVQLNFNTQFSNGYKYPDRDTPISRFMAPGYLLFGAGTSYISKDEKFNLYLSPLTQKSTFVLDQDLADNGSFGVQEAILDADGNVITPGENHLLEIGILITNNFNYTVADNIELKSRLNLYSDYIKSFGNIDVDWELTINMKVNKFISTSLGTQMIYDDDILFDIVKNDNGTIVNPGIPKIQFKQVLGVGILYGF; from the coding sequence ATGGCTTCAAAATCGCTTAAATTCTTACTTCCGTTACTACTTTTGGTAATGTCATTAACGTTTGGTCAAGATACCATACCGGCACCTATTATTTTAGATAGCGTTACTGTAGACAGTGTCGCAGTAGACACTATTGTAATTCGTAGAACAGTAGATAAAATTTATTCCCCTAGAAAAGACGTAAACCTGCAAATACCCAAAATTGACTTCAAAAAAACAAAAACCCTTCAAAAAGGTTTTCAACGTTTTAGAGTACCATCATTTTGGGAAAACGAAAATAGTTTTGGTATCAATATTAGTGAAGTTGCCTTTGTAAATTGGAATGCGGGTGGTGATAATGCTATTAGTGGCTTGGGGTTTTTAAAATTTGCACGAAAATATAAGTTCAGTAGTTTTCAATGGGATAATAATCTAGAATTACGTTACGGATTAAATGCTCAAGAAGGTCAAAAACTAAGAAAAACGGAAGATGTAATTCGTTTAAGTTCTAACTTAGGTTTTAAGAAAGACAATGATAGTAGGTGGTTTTATTCCGTACAATTAAACTTTAACACCCAATTCTCTAACGGTTACAAATACCCAGATAGAGATACGCCAATTTCAAGGTTTATGGCACCTGGCTATTTATTATTCGGTGCGGGTACATCGTATATCAGTAAAGATGAAAAATTCAATCTTTACCTATCTCCACTGACCCAGAAATCAACATTTGTACTAGATCAAGATTTAGCTGATAATGGATCTTTTGGTGTTCAAGAAGCCATTTTAGATGCAGATGGTAACGTTATTACTCCTGGAGAGAATCATTTATTGGAGATTGGCATACTTATTACTAATAATTTCAACTATACCGTTGCAGATAACATAGAATTAAAAAGTAGACTTAATCTTTATTCTGATTATATAAAAAGCTTTGGTAACATTGATGTTGATTGGGAACTGACCATTAACATGAAGGTCAATAAATTTATTAGTACAAGTTTAGGTACACAAATGATTTATGATGACGATATTCTTTTTGATATCGTTAAAAACGATAACGGCACCATTGTAAACCCTGGTATACCAAAAATACAGTTCAAGCAAGTACTAGGCGTAGGTATTCTTTACGGCTTCTAA
- a CDS encoding deoxyguanosinetriphosphate triphosphohydrolase encodes MNWEQLLSLRRQGDKNKRLRNEQDETRLGFDVDYDRIIFSSAFRSLQDKTQVIPLSKTDFVHTRLTHSLEVSVVGRSLGRLAGKKIIEKHPYLKEVHGYQFNDFGGIVAAAALAHDIGNPPFGHSGEKAIGEYFKTGNGLKFKELLSEVEYQDIIDFEGNANGFRLMTQDRAGVSGGLRLSYATLGAFMKYPKESLPKKPSNHICDKKFGFFQSEKHTFDEVAKDLGLPTRSNNGTISYGRHPLTFLVEAADDICYTIIDFEDGINLGLISEDYALEYLIKLVKDTINTKKYNSLEYMEDRLSYLRALAINTLIQDAVSIFVENEESILNGTFEVSLLDKSGFKAQIEDIISLSVQKIYQSQEVVEKEIAGYTIISDILDVYIDALIGKKNNKASNYHKLILRTLPGFYQDTNASLYQIVLNTCCYVASLSDSAAVHIHNKIKGKTL; translated from the coding sequence ATGAATTGGGAGCAATTACTTTCTTTACGAAGACAAGGTGATAAAAATAAAAGATTACGTAATGAACAAGATGAAACCCGTTTAGGCTTCGATGTTGATTACGATCGTATTATATTTTCATCGGCTTTTAGAAGTCTACAAGATAAGACTCAAGTAATTCCGCTTTCAAAAACCGATTTCGTGCATACTAGATTAACCCATAGTCTAGAGGTTTCAGTTGTAGGTAGAAGTTTAGGTCGATTGGCCGGTAAAAAAATTATTGAAAAACATCCATATCTAAAAGAGGTTCATGGCTATCAATTCAATGATTTTGGAGGTATTGTAGCTGCTGCGGCTTTGGCACATGATATTGGAAATCCACCTTTTGGTCATAGTGGAGAAAAAGCTATCGGGGAATATTTTAAAACCGGAAACGGATTAAAGTTCAAAGAGCTACTTTCTGAAGTTGAATACCAAGATATTATTGATTTCGAAGGTAATGCAAACGGATTTCGATTAATGACACAAGATAGGGCAGGGGTTTCTGGCGGACTGCGTCTTAGCTATGCTACCTTGGGTGCTTTCATGAAATACCCGAAAGAATCGTTACCTAAAAAACCTAGTAACCATATCTGTGATAAGAAATTCGGATTTTTTCAGAGTGAAAAGCACACTTTTGATGAAGTAGCCAAAGATTTAGGATTACCGACAAGAAGTAATAACGGTACTATTTCTTATGGTAGGCATCCGTTGACATTTTTGGTAGAAGCTGCAGATGATATTTGCTATACCATAATTGATTTTGAGGACGGAATCAACTTAGGACTTATTTCTGAAGATTATGCCTTAGAATACCTGATAAAACTAGTTAAAGACACCATAAATACCAAGAAGTATAATTCTTTAGAGTATATGGAAGATAGGCTTAGCTACTTGCGAGCTTTAGCCATTAATACACTTATACAAGATGCAGTTTCTATATTCGTCGAGAACGAGGAAAGTATCTTAAATGGCACTTTTGAAGTCTCCTTATTAGATAAAAGCGGATTTAAAGCTCAAATCGAAGATATCATTAGTCTAAGTGTTCAGAAAATTTATCAATCTCAAGAAGTGGTAGAAAAAGAGATAGCGGGTTATACTATTATTTCTGATATTTTAGATGTTTACATCGATGCCTTGATCGGTAAGAAGAATAACAAAGCTTCTAATTATCATAAACTTATTTTAAGAACCTTACCAGGGTTTTATCAAGATACAAATGCATCGCTTTATCAAATTGTATTGAATACGTGTTGTTACGTAGCAAGCCTTTCTGATAGTGCTGCAGTACATATTCACAATAAGATAAAAGGAAAAACGCTTTAG
- the gmk gene encoding guanylate kinase: MKGGKLIIFSAPSGSGKTTIVRHLLAQPELNLAFSVSATSRPRRGKEKNKEHYYFMSVSEFKNHIKNDDFLEWEEVYRDNFYGTLKSEVERIWAEGKNVIFDIDVVGGLRIKKKFPEQTLAVFVKPPSVDELKIRLKKRSTESEDKINMRIAKASVELATAPQFDKIIKNYDLDVALQESIDLVADFISDDKE; the protein is encoded by the coding sequence ATGAAAGGTGGTAAACTAATCATTTTTTCTGCACCCTCAGGAAGTGGGAAAACAACCATTGTACGCCATTTATTGGCACAACCAGAATTAAATTTAGCTTTTTCTGTTTCTGCTACCTCACGACCAAGAAGAGGTAAAGAGAAGAATAAAGAACATTATTATTTCATGTCTGTTTCTGAGTTTAAAAATCATATCAAGAATGATGATTTTTTAGAGTGGGAAGAGGTTTATAGAGATAATTTTTATGGTACCTTAAAAAGTGAAGTAGAACGTATTTGGGCAGAGGGAAAAAATGTAATTTTTGACATTGATGTAGTTGGCGGATTAAGAATAAAAAAGAAATTCCCAGAACAGACATTGGCTGTTTTTGTAAAGCCACCTAGTGTCGATGAACTTAAGATTAGACTTAAAAAACGAAGTACCGAAAGCGAAGACAAAATAAACATGCGTATCGCCAAAGCTTCTGTAGAATTGGCAACTGCACCACAGTTCGATAAGATTATTAAAAATTATGACCTTGATGTTGCTTTACAAGAATCAATAGACCTAGTAGCAGATTTCATTTCTGACGATAAAGAATAA
- the nadD gene encoding nicotinate (nicotinamide) nucleotide adenylyltransferase, producing MKKVGLYFGTFNPIHIGHLVIANHMVEFSDLDEVWFVVTPQSPFKTKKTLLDNHQRFEMVYEATKEYTNLKPSNIEFNLPQPNYTINTLVHLGEKYPKGYDFSLIMGEDNLKGLHKWKNYEAILDLHHLYVYPRISEGAIEHQFKEHDKIHRVNAPIMEISSTFIRKEHKNGKNIKPLLPPEVWKYMDEMNFYR from the coding sequence ATGAAGAAGGTAGGATTATACTTTGGTACCTTTAACCCTATTCACATCGGTCATTTGGTCATAGCGAACCATATGGTAGAGTTTTCAGACTTAGATGAGGTTTGGTTTGTAGTAACGCCTCAAAGCCCTTTTAAGACCAAGAAAACGCTTCTGGACAATCACCAAAGATTTGAAATGGTATATGAAGCTACAAAGGAGTATACCAATTTGAAGCCTAGTAATATTGAGTTCAACCTTCCACAACCGAATTACACGATAAATACGCTTGTTCATTTAGGGGAGAAATACCCAAAAGGATATGATTTTTCATTGATAATGGGTGAGGATAACTTAAAAGGACTTCATAAGTGGAAGAACTATGAAGCTATCTTAGATCTTCATCATTTGTATGTATATCCAAGAATATCTGAAGGTGCAATAGAGCATCAATTTAAGGAGCACGACAAGATTCATCGTGTAAACGCCCCTATCATGGAAATCTCTTCGACTTTTATTAGAAAAGAGCATAAAAATGGTAAAAACATTAAGCCATTATTACCGCCAGAAGTATGGAAATATATGGATGAAATGAATTTTTATCGCTAA
- a CDS encoding DUF6503 family protein encodes MSSQIKMMMRYFFLFLALLANTFIFAQEISSEQLLEKAIAFHDPQDNWPTFKGKMLIEMENPKGSPRSTVVEMKLPSNYFKTTVKKDNYTVESELDNGECTLKLNGSTSIYPKIKDSMNISCDRAKMMKNYYTYLYGLPMKLKDPGTLIADKVIKKTFKGKEYLVLKATYEKEVGNDTWYFYFDPKTYAMEVYQFFHDESKNDGEYILLSEMITVNGIKIPKVRKWYYNEGDVFLATDDLRKANVID; translated from the coding sequence TTGTCATCACAAATTAAAATGATGATGAGGTACTTTTTTTTATTCTTAGCACTATTAGCTAATACTTTTATTTTTGCACAAGAAATTAGCAGTGAACAACTTCTTGAAAAAGCCATAGCGTTTCATGACCCACAAGACAATTGGCCTACCTTCAAAGGCAAAATGCTTATAGAAATGGAAAACCCTAAGGGCAGTCCACGCAGTACGGTCGTTGAAATGAAATTGCCTAGTAACTATTTTAAGACTACGGTGAAAAAAGATAATTATACTGTTGAGTCAGAGTTAGATAATGGTGAATGCACCTTAAAACTAAATGGCAGCACATCTATTTATCCGAAGATAAAAGATAGCATGAACATTAGCTGTGATCGTGCTAAAATGATGAAGAACTACTATACATACCTATATGGTCTTCCTATGAAATTGAAAGATCCCGGGACATTGATAGCTGACAAGGTGATTAAAAAGACCTTTAAAGGAAAAGAGTATTTGGTATTAAAAGCTACTTACGAGAAAGAAGTAGGTAATGATACTTGGTATTTCTATTTCGACCCTAAGACCTATGCGATGGAAGTATATCAGTTCTTTCATGATGAAAGCAAAAATGACGGTGAATACATTCTACTTTCTGAAATGATAACCGTAAACGGAATTAAGATACCTAAAGTACGTAAGTGGTATTACAATGAAGGTGATGTATTTTTAGCTACTGATGATCTGCGTAAAGCGAATGTTATAGATTAG
- a CDS encoding carboxypeptidase-like regulatory domain-containing protein encodes MKHLIYIFTLMICSFTFGQETSAIQGNILDGEQFNEPLLMATVSIENTELTTRTNFRGNFEFDNLTPGSYNIVVRFVGYETIELPIIVAIGKTSTIQASLKAKTINIASLTASK; translated from the coding sequence ATGAAACATTTAATTTACATTTTTACTTTAATGATTTGCTCTTTTACTTTTGGGCAAGAAACAAGTGCTATTCAAGGAAATATTTTAGATGGCGAACAATTCAATGAGCCTTTGTTAATGGCCACTGTTTCTATCGAAAATACCGAATTAACGACACGCACTAACTTTAGAGGAAATTTTGAGTTTGACAATCTTACTCCGGGTTCATATAATATAGTTGTTCGATTTGTTGGTTATGAAACCATTGAACTTCCTATTATTGTAGCTATCGGAAAAACAAGTACCATACAAGCTAGTCTTAAAGCTAAAACCATAAACATAGCAAGCTTAACAGCTTCGAAATAA
- a CDS encoding 1-deoxy-D-xylulose-5-phosphate synthase encodes MKSILEHIKSPNDLKTLTVKDLEQLAVELREFIIDIVSVKEGHLGASLGVVELTIALHYVFNTPIDKLIWDVGHQAYGHKILTGRKEVFETNRQLGGISGFPKMEESEYDAFGTGHSSTSISALLGMALAAQLQEKLQRQHIAVIGDASIASGMAFEGLNHAGVTNANILVVLNDNAMGIDPSVGALKKYLTNVKTGTAKEENIFECLNFNYTGPIDGHDLPALVKELERLKHIEGPKLLHVITTKGKGLQKAEENQVTYHAPGKFDKQTGELQKKTNTIEPPKFQDVFGKTLVELALKNEKIVGITPAMPTGSSLKFMMEAIPDRAFDVGIAEQHAVTMAAGMATDGLVVFCNIYSTFLQRAYDQVIHDVAIQNLPVIFCLDRAGLVGEDGPTHHGVFDISYLRCIPNLIIFSPMNEIELRNIMYTAQLGLDHPIAIRYPRGRGKEVNWQVPMKKLNIGEAQLLKEGTKIAILSTGPIGKMVSELINELDSNPAIAHYNFPFIKPLDSTLLKEILQKFEHIITIEDGAATGGFGSGLLEFANNIGIHKIIKIFGIPDAFITHGATEKLYIKAGIDKMSVKQYVQQFL; translated from the coding sequence TTGAAATCAATTCTAGAACATATCAAATCACCTAACGATTTAAAAACTTTAACTGTAAAGGATTTAGAGCAACTAGCTGTTGAATTACGTGAGTTCATTATTGATATTGTATCGGTCAAAGAAGGGCATTTAGGTGCTAGTTTAGGTGTAGTAGAATTGACCATAGCATTACACTATGTATTCAATACACCCATAGACAAGCTAATATGGGATGTAGGACACCAAGCATACGGACATAAAATACTGACCGGCAGAAAAGAGGTTTTTGAAACCAATAGACAATTAGGCGGCATAAGTGGTTTTCCAAAAATGGAAGAAAGCGAATACGATGCTTTTGGCACGGGGCATAGCTCTACCTCTATTTCAGCTTTGTTAGGCATGGCTTTGGCTGCACAATTACAAGAAAAATTACAACGACAACACATTGCCGTTATTGGCGATGCATCAATAGCCAGCGGTATGGCATTTGAAGGCTTAAACCATGCTGGTGTCACCAATGCAAATATTCTTGTCGTACTCAACGATAATGCTATGGGTATAGACCCAAGTGTTGGCGCATTAAAAAAATACTTGACCAATGTAAAAACAGGTACCGCAAAAGAAGAAAATATCTTCGAGTGCCTAAATTTTAATTATACTGGCCCTATAGATGGTCATGACTTGCCTGCTTTAGTAAAAGAATTAGAACGTTTAAAGCATATTGAAGGCCCTAAATTATTACACGTAATCACCACGAAAGGTAAAGGCTTACAAAAGGCAGAAGAAAATCAGGTTACTTACCATGCACCTGGTAAGTTTGATAAACAAACTGGTGAGCTACAAAAGAAAACTAACACCATTGAACCTCCTAAATTTCAAGATGTATTTGGTAAAACTTTAGTAGAACTTGCGCTAAAAAATGAAAAAATAGTAGGGATTACACCGGCAATGCCAACGGGTAGTTCTTTAAAATTTATGATGGAGGCTATCCCAGATCGGGCTTTCGATGTTGGTATTGCCGAACAGCATGCGGTAACCATGGCAGCAGGTATGGCAACCGATGGTTTAGTGGTATTTTGTAATATTTACTCCACTTTTTTACAACGGGCATATGATCAAGTTATACACGATGTAGCCATACAAAACCTACCCGTAATTTTCTGTTTAGATCGTGCAGGTTTGGTTGGTGAAGACGGACCAACACATCATGGTGTTTTTGATATTTCATACTTAAGATGCATTCCTAACTTGATTATTTTTTCTCCAATGAATGAAATAGAGTTAAGAAATATCATGTACACGGCACAATTAGGTTTAGACCATCCTATTGCTATAAGATATCCTCGTGGTCGTGGAAAAGAAGTGAACTGGCAAGTACCGATGAAAAAACTCAATATCGGAGAAGCACAGCTTTTAAAAGAAGGAACCAAAATTGCCATTTTAAGCACAGGACCCATCGGCAAAATGGTTTCTGAACTAATAAATGAATTGGATAGCAACCCCGCAATCGCCCATTATAACTTCCCGTTTATAAAACCTTTAGATTCAACTTTATTAAAAGAAATCTTACAGAAATTCGAGCATATTATTACAATTGAAGATGGTGCTGCTACTGGCGGATTTGGAAGTGGTTTGTTAGAATTTGCAAATAATATTGGAATCCATAAAATAATTAAGATATTTGGCATTCCTGATGCCTTTATTACACACGGTGCTACCGAAAAACTGTATATAAAAGCAGGGATAGATAAGATGTCCGTAAAACAATATGTACAACAATTTCTATGA